Proteins found in one Herbiconiux sp. A18JL235 genomic segment:
- the hisD gene encoding histidinol dehydrogenase, whose product MIQTIDLRGQTPSRAELATLVPRAATDVSVAAAAAAELVEAVRTRGLEALREQAERFDRAVPEHVRVPQAEVDAAVEALDPAVRAALEETIARVRRATAAQIPDARVTTLDDGAVVEQRWHPVERVGLYVPGGKAVYPSSVVMNAVPAQLAGVGSIALVSPPQSDFGGSVHPTILAAAGLLGLTEVYAMGGAGAVGALAYGVAELGLEPVEVITGPGNVFVAAAKRIVRGVVGIDSEAGPTEILVIADDSADAGFVAADLVSQAEHDELAAAVLVTDSPALAERVTGILAEAAASTRHAERVAIALDGPQSAIVLVDSLEAAAAVSNVYGPEHLELQTADTDATLALIHNAGAVFVGGYSPVSLGDYLAGSNHVLPTGGQSRFSSGLGAYTFLRPQQIIRYDERALRAVADRIVALADAENLPAHGEAVTARFRDSTS is encoded by the coding sequence ATGATCCAGACCATCGACCTCCGCGGCCAGACCCCTTCCCGAGCCGAGCTCGCCACCCTCGTGCCCCGGGCCGCCACCGACGTCTCGGTCGCCGCCGCCGCGGCAGCCGAGCTCGTGGAGGCGGTGCGCACGCGTGGCCTCGAGGCACTGCGCGAGCAGGCCGAGCGCTTCGACCGGGCCGTGCCCGAGCACGTGCGCGTGCCGCAGGCCGAGGTCGACGCGGCGGTCGAGGCGCTCGACCCCGCCGTGCGCGCGGCGCTCGAGGAGACCATCGCGCGGGTGCGCCGCGCCACAGCCGCACAGATCCCGGATGCGCGGGTCACCACCCTCGACGACGGAGCCGTCGTCGAGCAGCGCTGGCACCCGGTGGAGCGTGTCGGGCTCTACGTGCCCGGCGGGAAGGCCGTCTACCCGTCGAGCGTCGTCATGAACGCCGTGCCGGCGCAGCTGGCCGGCGTCGGATCGATCGCGCTCGTGTCGCCCCCGCAGAGCGACTTCGGCGGGTCGGTGCACCCCACCATCCTCGCCGCCGCAGGCCTGCTGGGCCTCACCGAGGTGTACGCCATGGGCGGCGCCGGCGCCGTCGGCGCCCTCGCGTACGGGGTCGCCGAGCTCGGGCTGGAGCCCGTCGAGGTCATCACCGGGCCCGGCAACGTGTTCGTCGCCGCCGCCAAGCGCATCGTGCGCGGCGTCGTCGGCATCGACTCCGAGGCCGGCCCCACCGAGATCCTCGTCATCGCCGACGACAGCGCCGACGCAGGCTTCGTCGCCGCCGACCTGGTGAGCCAGGCCGAGCACGACGAACTCGCCGCAGCGGTGCTGGTGACCGACTCGCCGGCCCTGGCCGAACGGGTCACGGGCATCCTCGCCGAGGCCGCGGCATCGACCCGCCATGCCGAGCGGGTGGCGATCGCGCTCGACGGTCCGCAGTCGGCGATCGTGCTCGTCGACTCGCTCGAGGCCGCCGCCGCGGTGAGCAACGTGTACGGCCCCGAGCACCTCGAGCTGCAGACCGCCGACACCGACGCGACGCTCGCGCTCATCCACAACGCCGGCGCGGTGTTCGTCGGCGGCTATTCGCCGGTGAGCCTCGGCGACTACCTCGCCGGTTCCAACCACGTGCTGCCCACCGGCGGCCAGTCGCGCTTCTCGTCGGGGCTCGGCGCGTACACCTTCCTGCGGCCGCAGCAGATCATCCGCTACGACGAGCGTGCCCTCCGCGCGGTCGCCGACCGCATCGTCGCCCTCGCCGACGCCGAGAACCTCCCTGCCCACGGCGAGGCCGTGACCGCCCGCTTCCGCGACAGCACCAGCTGA
- the nrdR gene encoding transcriptional regulator NrdR, with translation MFCPYCRYPDSRVVDSRTTDDGLAIRRRRQCPDCGRRFSTTETASLSVIKRSGVVEVFSREKIVSGVRKACQGRPVTDSDLAVLAQRVEETVRLSGAAQIEANDIGLAILQPLRELDEVAYLRFASVYQGFDSLDDFEAAITLLRVEHEQGKTVGDAPAGASTSSTGSTTE, from the coding sequence ATGTTCTGCCCATACTGCCGTTACCCCGACTCCCGCGTCGTCGACTCGCGCACCACCGACGACGGCCTGGCCATCCGTCGCCGCCGTCAGTGCCCCGACTGCGGCCGACGGTTCAGCACCACCGAGACCGCCTCGCTCAGCGTCATCAAGCGCTCCGGGGTGGTCGAGGTGTTCAGCCGCGAGAAGATCGTCAGCGGTGTGCGCAAGGCCTGCCAGGGCCGCCCGGTGACCGACAGCGACCTCGCCGTGCTCGCGCAGCGCGTCGAGGAGACCGTGCGCCTGTCCGGCGCCGCCCAGATCGAGGCGAACGACATCGGCCTGGCCATCCTGCAGCCGCTCCGCGAGCTCGACGAGGTCGCCTACCTGCGTTTTGCGAGCGTCTACCAGGGCTTCGACTCGCTCGACGACTTCGAGGCCGCGATCACCCTGCTCAGGGTCGAGCACGAGCAGGGCAAGACCGTGGGAGATGCTCCGGCAGGAGCATCCACGTCGTCAACCGGTTCGACGACAGAGTAG
- a CDS encoding glycosyltransferase: protein MSVLVISPDYASHLLPLVTLAGAWLERGEEVVVATGESTESIVAKAGARRAHLQLGRGSNPGVIRAEEQPRDEGASLRGFFEATRRGMIPTLRYQAEQRLTDLMWQPVQKARETVAVVDAVRPDTILVDHLAFSARLGLQAARIPYTDVVLGHPSALPVGDELYGLPTAWPACFTPPAEEVERLRELCLRVSESFTLEWNTALAELDPLATPSPSAFSETGESLLFNYPAALADPARAVFLPPHRYLGSTPRDDSGDAEVESWIAASDEPFVYVSFGSFLSVRDDVLAQVAEALRETGLRAAIATGSGDPSRLGAVPSGWLVREFLPQVTLLKSAAAAVTHGGNNSVTEAATFGVPLVVLPFSTDQFAGAAALEREGVGIALDPNTATVPELAQALRAVTGGPSATGWHGRERMRAIAAELAAAPGPELAYRVGSPIS, encoded by the coding sequence ATGAGCGTGCTGGTCATCAGCCCCGACTACGCCTCCCACCTGCTCCCGCTGGTCACTCTCGCCGGTGCCTGGCTGGAGCGGGGCGAAGAGGTCGTGGTGGCGACGGGGGAGTCGACGGAGTCCATCGTCGCGAAGGCCGGTGCCCGGCGCGCGCACCTGCAACTCGGGCGCGGCTCGAACCCCGGTGTCATCAGGGCCGAGGAGCAGCCGCGCGACGAGGGAGCCTCGCTGCGCGGCTTCTTCGAGGCCACCCGCCGCGGCATGATCCCGACCCTTCGCTACCAGGCCGAGCAGCGGCTCACCGACCTCATGTGGCAGCCGGTGCAGAAGGCGCGGGAGACCGTCGCCGTCGTCGACGCAGTGAGGCCGGACACCATCCTGGTCGACCACCTCGCCTTCAGTGCCCGGCTCGGTCTGCAGGCTGCGCGCATCCCGTACACCGACGTGGTGCTCGGGCACCCCTCCGCGCTGCCGGTGGGAGACGAGCTCTACGGGCTGCCGACCGCCTGGCCCGCCTGCTTCACCCCGCCTGCCGAGGAGGTCGAGCGCCTGCGCGAGCTGTGCCTCCGGGTGAGCGAGTCGTTCACCCTGGAGTGGAACACAGCGCTCGCCGAGCTCGACCCGCTCGCCACCCCGTCGCCCTCGGCGTTCTCCGAGACGGGGGAGTCGCTGCTGTTCAACTACCCGGCGGCCCTCGCCGACCCCGCCCGGGCGGTGTTCCTGCCGCCCCACCGCTACCTGGGTTCGACGCCGCGCGACGACAGCGGCGACGCCGAGGTGGAGAGCTGGATCGCCGCCTCCGACGAGCCCTTCGTCTACGTGAGCTTCGGCAGCTTCCTCTCAGTGCGCGACGACGTGCTCGCGCAGGTCGCCGAGGCCCTGCGCGAGACCGGCCTGCGAGCCGCGATCGCGACGGGCTCGGGCGACCCCTCTCGACTCGGCGCGGTGCCCTCCGGATGGCTGGTGCGCGAGTTCCTGCCTCAGGTCACGCTGCTGAAGTCGGCGGCAGCGGCGGTCACCCACGGGGGCAACAACAGCGTCACCGAGGCAGCGACCTTCGGCGTACCCCTCGTGGTGCTGCCGTTCTCCACCGACCAGTTCGCGGGTGCCGCCGCCCTCGAGCGCGAGGGGGTGGGCATCGCGCTCGACCCGAACACCGCGACGGTGCCCGAGCTCGCCCAGGCGCTTCGCGCGGTGACCGGCGGCCCGTCGGCGACGGGCTGGCACGGCCGGGAACGGATGCGCGCCATCGCGGCAGAGCTCGCCGCCGCCCCGGGGCCGGAGTTGGCCTACCGCGTGGGCTCGCCGATCTCGTAG
- a CDS encoding DUF1801 domain-containing protein gives MPGPATTPSDADVTAFLDAVPDARRRAEAHELRTLIETVTGLSARLWGPSIVGFGEASYTNSSGTHEWFRVGFAPRKAALTLYGVHDEKAGADPRLEALGPHSTGAGCLYLKRLDAVDREVLASLIRSAAAG, from the coding sequence ATGCCCGGGCCCGCAACCACCCCCTCCGACGCCGATGTCACCGCGTTCCTCGACGCCGTCCCCGATGCCCGGCGGCGCGCCGAAGCGCACGAGCTCCGCACGCTCATCGAGACCGTCACCGGCCTGAGTGCCCGCCTCTGGGGCCCCTCGATCGTCGGGTTCGGAGAGGCGAGCTACACGAACAGCAGCGGCACCCATGAGTGGTTCCGCGTCGGCTTCGCGCCCCGTAAGGCGGCGCTCACGCTGTACGGTGTGCACGACGAGAAGGCCGGTGCCGATCCTCGGCTCGAGGCGCTCGGGCCGCACTCGACGGGCGCCGGATGCCTGTACCTCAAGCGACTCGACGCCGTCGACCGAGAGGTGCTGGCGAGCCTCATCCGATCGGCCGCGGCAGGGTAG
- a CDS encoding alpha/beta hydrolase family protein, protein MNDSTAKKAHGAHAMAPFSPNEDWDFEIRTVLGGAVAGASEPGEVLAATAGIRKGDHEGWFVAWASLGDRVSAIADEAAAAGHRVSAADSYLRASHYYAVAVNAVSSLPDSSRLGPTFSRQRETWNSFVDNAPELVERVEIPYETETLPGFLFRSPAPSGATLVAVNGSDGSLASLWASCVSPALRRGYSVLVFDGPGQQSQLFDRNVPFRPDWENVLTPVYDFVSQQQGVDPSRVALYGISQGGYWVPRALAFEHRFAAAIADPGVVDVSTSWASHLPASLLKLLDRGESAKFDKEMALGLKLSPGTARTWQFRARPYGTEPGAYAETIEAVRGYSIVDVASRITTPLLITDPEGEQFWPGQSEQLAALTPEVSTLVHFTAAEGASGHCQPLARTLTAQRMLDWLDERMRVEQH, encoded by the coding sequence ATGAACGACTCGACAGCGAAGAAGGCGCATGGCGCCCACGCGATGGCGCCCTTCTCACCGAACGAGGACTGGGACTTCGAGATCCGCACCGTTCTGGGCGGCGCCGTGGCGGGGGCCTCGGAGCCGGGAGAGGTGCTGGCCGCGACGGCGGGCATCCGCAAGGGCGACCATGAGGGCTGGTTCGTGGCCTGGGCGTCGCTCGGCGACCGGGTGTCGGCGATCGCCGACGAGGCTGCCGCAGCCGGGCACCGGGTGAGCGCCGCCGACTCCTATCTCAGGGCGTCGCACTACTACGCCGTCGCCGTGAACGCGGTGAGCTCGCTGCCTGACTCGAGCAGGCTGGGGCCCACCTTCTCCCGGCAGCGCGAGACCTGGAACTCCTTCGTCGACAACGCGCCCGAGCTCGTCGAGCGCGTCGAGATCCCCTACGAGACCGAGACCCTCCCCGGGTTCCTGTTCCGATCGCCGGCACCGAGCGGGGCGACGCTCGTGGCGGTGAACGGCAGCGACGGCTCGCTCGCCTCGCTGTGGGCGAGTTGCGTGTCACCGGCTCTCCGGCGCGGCTACTCGGTGCTCGTCTTCGACGGCCCGGGCCAGCAATCGCAGCTGTTCGACCGGAACGTTCCCTTCCGGCCCGACTGGGAGAACGTGCTCACCCCCGTGTACGACTTCGTGTCGCAGCAGCAAGGAGTCGATCCCTCACGTGTCGCGCTCTACGGCATCAGCCAGGGCGGCTACTGGGTGCCCAGGGCGCTGGCCTTCGAGCACCGGTTCGCCGCAGCCATCGCCGACCCCGGGGTCGTCGACGTCTCCACCTCCTGGGCCTCCCACCTCCCCGCCTCCCTGCTCAAGCTGCTCGACCGCGGCGAGAGCGCGAAGTTCGACAAGGAGATGGCGTTGGGGCTGAAGCTCAGCCCCGGCACGGCTCGCACGTGGCAGTTCCGGGCGCGCCCCTACGGCACGGAACCCGGCGCCTACGCCGAGACCATCGAGGCGGTTCGGGGCTACAGCATCGTCGACGTGGCCTCGCGCATCACCACGCCCCTGCTCATCACCGACCCCGAGGGCGAGCAGTTCTGGCCCGGCCAATCGGAACAGCTCGCCGCCCTCACGCCCGAGGTGTCGACCCTCGTGCACTTCACCGCGGCGGAGGGCGCGTCGGGGCACTGCCAGCCGCTCGCCCGCACCCTCACCGCCCAGCGCATGCTCGACTGGCTCGACGAGCGGATGCGCGTCGAGCAACATTGA
- a CDS encoding glycosyltransferase codes for MGIQTSLDGVRDADRIVEAMRLADELAFEASREPGLRTLRILSGALEGDDDVTAIAAVHAFGQIHDDDADRVLTTLLSEERAFLREHAAWVLGAHLPHFDVVGRLIGLVLDGGFGGMIAQRTLEQWAQTAPEHVAIGLEGALLGVDDPDARYRLVETLGLVRGAGPSRRLHAAAGDEGEHLLVRSAAVAALGQRRGDSAAAEKLDELARIDGPLRDIARLGLIDLAGGSVGRSAGGDGLTVAQLFLHADIDAGLTAAGSGDNGGVATLLVRLGDALVRDGRRAEGAGAEVGAAGASVDVKRVVTLSRGSIGDAIDSVVDVAGRPAGHLYGRIPLLTPPVSSAAAWPQRVAARRGIRRVLRAAGSVDVLHLRMAEVGSLAASDVARELDIPVVFTVAPDPHAVIQSMDSAGTLTRQNFGAADEREHFWFRARLVQRLASNAHHTVLFPRPQLRRDMRALVGIDIDSHPERHTVVPEGIDLDVVDAALADASAHAEGAVPGAELQALRQLVGALPEHRRGLPLVVSVGRFHQVKGMAAIVAAWQNSSAAERANLLLVGGDLRNPSAAEQQQLDAIEAVVPEGLRAERGLILSGHQPNDTAARWMAAARTGLPGLTAPNGVYVCGSLKEEFGIALLEAMATGLFVVAPDGGGPATYVEHGRTGLLTQTWDGAALTAAIESALDSAEAPAADGAATVARAARAREVVEASFTIQAMARSLESVYAGVHRESAATDRAVTA; via the coding sequence ATGGGCATTCAGACCTCCCTCGACGGCGTGCGCGACGCCGACCGCATCGTCGAGGCCATGCGACTCGCCGACGAGCTCGCCTTCGAAGCCAGCCGGGAGCCCGGCCTCCGCACCCTCCGCATCCTCTCCGGCGCGCTGGAGGGCGACGACGACGTCACCGCCATCGCTGCCGTCCACGCATTCGGCCAGATCCACGACGACGACGCCGACCGTGTCCTCACGACACTGCTCTCGGAGGAGCGTGCCTTCCTCCGCGAGCACGCCGCTTGGGTGCTCGGGGCCCACCTCCCGCATTTCGACGTGGTCGGGCGGCTCATCGGCTTGGTGCTCGACGGCGGCTTCGGCGGAATGATCGCCCAGCGCACCCTCGAGCAGTGGGCGCAGACGGCGCCTGAGCATGTGGCCATCGGCCTCGAGGGCGCTCTGCTCGGCGTCGACGACCCGGATGCGCGTTACCGCCTGGTGGAGACCCTCGGTCTCGTGCGCGGCGCCGGGCCCTCACGCCGACTCCACGCGGCGGCCGGTGACGAGGGCGAGCACCTTCTCGTGCGAAGCGCTGCCGTCGCCGCGCTCGGCCAGCGGCGCGGCGACAGCGCCGCGGCCGAGAAGCTCGACGAGCTCGCCCGCATCGACGGCCCGCTTCGAGACATCGCCCGACTGGGGCTCATCGACCTCGCGGGCGGGAGCGTCGGTCGAAGCGCCGGGGGCGACGGGCTCACCGTGGCTCAGCTCTTCCTGCACGCCGACATCGACGCCGGCCTCACGGCCGCGGGCAGTGGTGACAACGGAGGCGTCGCCACTCTGCTGGTACGCCTCGGCGACGCGCTGGTGCGCGACGGCCGCCGTGCCGAAGGCGCAGGTGCCGAGGTCGGTGCGGCAGGAGCATCCGTCGACGTGAAGCGGGTCGTCACCCTGTCGCGCGGCTCGATCGGCGACGCCATCGACAGCGTCGTCGACGTGGCGGGCCGGCCGGCCGGACACCTCTACGGTCGCATCCCGCTGCTCACCCCGCCCGTCAGCAGTGCCGCGGCCTGGCCGCAGCGGGTGGCGGCCCGGCGGGGCATCCGTCGAGTGCTGCGCGCCGCGGGCAGCGTCGACGTGCTGCATCTGCGCATGGCCGAAGTGGGGAGCCTCGCCGCCAGCGACGTCGCGCGTGAGCTCGACATCCCTGTGGTGTTCACGGTGGCCCCCGACCCGCACGCCGTCATCCAGTCGATGGACTCGGCGGGCACCCTCACCCGCCAGAACTTCGGCGCCGCCGACGAGCGCGAGCACTTCTGGTTCCGTGCCCGCCTGGTGCAGCGCCTCGCCTCGAACGCCCACCACACCGTGCTGTTCCCACGCCCTCAGCTGCGCCGCGACATGCGAGCCCTCGTCGGTATCGACATCGACTCGCACCCCGAACGGCACACGGTTGTTCCCGAGGGCATCGACCTCGACGTCGTCGACGCCGCTCTCGCCGATGCTTCGGCGCACGCCGAAGGCGCTGTGCCCGGAGCGGAACTCCAGGCCTTGCGTCAGCTGGTCGGCGCCCTGCCCGAGCACCGGCGCGGGCTTCCGCTCGTCGTGAGCGTGGGCCGGTTCCACCAGGTGAAGGGCATGGCGGCCATCGTCGCCGCCTGGCAGAACAGCAGTGCCGCCGAGCGCGCGAACCTGCTGCTCGTCGGGGGAGACCTGCGGAACCCGTCGGCAGCCGAACAGCAGCAGCTCGACGCCATCGAGGCCGTCGTGCCCGAGGGTCTGCGGGCCGAGCGGGGGCTCATCCTCTCCGGCCACCAGCCGAACGACACGGCGGCGCGCTGGATGGCGGCGGCCCGTACCGGTCTGCCGGGGCTCACCGCGCCGAACGGCGTGTACGTCTGCGGCAGCCTCAAGGAGGAGTTCGGCATCGCCCTGCTCGAGGCGATGGCGACCGGCCTGTTCGTGGTGGCGCCGGACGGCGGCGGCCCGGCCACCTACGTGGAGCACGGCCGCACCGGCCTGCTCACGCAGACCTGGGACGGCGCGGCACTCACCGCGGCGATCGAGTCGGCGCTCGACAGCGCCGAGGCGCCGGCCGCTGACGGCGCCGCCACGGTCGCGCGCGCGGCCCGCGCGCGCGAGGTCGTGGAGGCGAGTTTCACCATCCAGGCGATGGCACGCTCGCTCGAGTCGGTCTACGCGGGGGTGCACCGCGAGAGCGCCGCCACCGATCGTGCGGTCACCGCATGA
- a CDS encoding quinone-dependent dihydroorotate dehydrogenase, with protein MYDFLFRHFLTRMDPEDAHHLAFSVIKAIPALRLEGLVARFTKAPVDLSVTTLGRTFPTPFGLAAGFDKDATGIRGFGALGFGHVEVGTITARAQPGNPRPRLFRLVADRAVINRMGFNNAGAAAASLRLARVRSLTRSRPVIGVNIGKSRVVEVDDAIDDYLQSTRALAPMADYLVVNVSSPNTPGLRGLQELDRLAPLLSAVKAEAGSTPLLVKIAPDLSDDEVVKISELAVSLGLDGIIATNTTISREGLKTDASTVESAGAGGLSGEPLRARSLAVLKLIRTVVPEELCVISVGGVDTAYDVDQRLLAGATLVQGYTAFLYRGPFWARSINVGLARLRKTRA; from the coding sequence GTGTACGACTTCCTCTTCCGGCACTTTCTCACACGGATGGACCCGGAAGACGCGCACCACCTCGCCTTCTCGGTCATCAAGGCGATTCCTGCGCTGAGGCTCGAAGGCCTCGTGGCGCGTTTCACGAAGGCCCCCGTCGACCTCTCGGTCACCACGCTCGGCCGCACCTTCCCCACCCCGTTCGGCCTCGCCGCCGGCTTCGACAAAGACGCCACGGGCATCCGCGGTTTCGGGGCGCTCGGGTTCGGGCACGTCGAGGTGGGCACGATCACGGCACGAGCGCAGCCCGGCAACCCGCGCCCGAGATTGTTCAGGCTCGTCGCCGACCGAGCCGTCATCAACCGGATGGGGTTCAACAACGCGGGTGCGGCAGCCGCCTCCCTGCGGCTCGCCCGGGTGCGGTCGCTCACCAGGAGCCGCCCGGTGATCGGCGTCAACATCGGCAAGAGCCGCGTGGTGGAGGTCGACGACGCCATCGACGACTACCTCCAGAGCACGAGGGCGCTCGCCCCGATGGCCGACTACCTCGTGGTGAACGTGAGCTCGCCGAACACGCCCGGCCTCCGCGGTCTGCAGGAGCTCGACAGGCTGGCGCCCCTGCTCTCGGCTGTGAAGGCCGAGGCGGGCTCCACCCCGCTGCTGGTGAAGATCGCGCCCGACCTCTCCGACGACGAGGTCGTGAAGATCTCGGAGCTCGCGGTGTCGCTCGGCCTCGACGGCATCATCGCCACGAACACGACGATCTCGCGCGAGGGCTTGAAGACGGATGCGTCGACCGTCGAGTCGGCAGGTGCGGGCGGCCTCTCCGGCGAACCGTTGAGGGCCCGCTCGCTCGCGGTGCTGAAGCTCATCCGCACCGTGGTGCCCGAGGAGCTCTGCGTCATCTCGGTGGGCGGCGTCGACACCGCCTACGACGTCGACCAGCGGTTGCTCGCCGGGGCGACGCTCGTGCAGGGGTACACGGCGTTCCTGTACCGAGGCCCGTTCTGGGCGCGGTCGATCAACGTCGGGCTGGCGCGCCTGCGCAAGACGCGCGCCTGA